One window from the genome of Bubalus kerabau isolate K-KA32 ecotype Philippines breed swamp buffalo chromosome 17, PCC_UOA_SB_1v2, whole genome shotgun sequence encodes:
- the PRRG2 gene encoding transmembrane gamma-carboxyglutamic acid protein 2, whose translation MRGRPSVLLLYLGLAACLDTSPSGKQGREVFLDSPEAQSFLGSRKRVPRANYWDLELFTPGNLERECLEEICSWEEAREYFEDNILTDHFWESYIYNGKGGRGRVDVASLAVGLTVGVVLIILAGLGAFWYLHGRRGRRQRSCPQDVELIRPLSDLSPQTPQPPPPPPGLPTYEQALAASGVHDAPPPPYTSLRRHS comes from the exons ATGAGGGGCCGCCCCTCTGTGCTGCTGCTATACCTGGGATTGGCCGCCTGCCTGGACACTTCACCCAGTGGGAAGCAAGGCCGAG AGGTCTTCCTGGACTCCCCAGAGGCACAGAGCTTCCTGGGCAGCCGTAAGCGGGTTCCAAGAGCCAATTACTGGGACCTGGAGTTGTTCACGCCAGGGAACCTGGAACGGGAGTGTCTAGAGGAGATATGTTCCTGGGAAGAGGCGCGAGAGTACTTTGAGGATAATATTCTGACG GATCACTTTTGGGAGAGCTACATCTACAATGGCAAAGGAG gaCGTGGACGAGTGGATGTCGCAAGCCTGGCTGTGGGGCTGACAGTAGGCGTTGTGCTCATCATCCTGGCCGGCCTAGGAGCCTTCTGGTATCTACATGGCCGTCGGGGCCGCAGGCAGCGTTCCTGTCCTCAAGA TGTCGAACTCATTAGGCCCCTTAGCGATCTGAGCCCGCAGACGCCccagcctccacccccacctccaggccTCCCCACCTACGAGCAGGCGCTGGCGGCCTCAGGGGTGCACGACGCACCTCCGCCCCCCTACACCAG TCTCAGGAGACACAGCTGA